The following proteins are co-located in the Vigna unguiculata cultivar IT97K-499-35 chromosome 9, ASM411807v1, whole genome shotgun sequence genome:
- the LOC114163105 gene encoding p21-activated protein kinase-interacting protein 1-like translates to MSLVAGSYEKFIWGLTLKPQSQSLTPLFSYPSHLSSIKTVAVSGSVVASGGDDDTIHLYDLSAASSLGSLHQHSASVTALSFYAPPNLPFPRNLISADAAGSLSIFDADGFVHLTTLSVHRNAAINDLALHPSGERALTVARDNCLAVVNLVRGRRNCCLRLDKEATLVKFNASGDHFFMAAKEKVSVHQTEDARILFELECSKPVLCAAPARNGLLYTGGEDKSITAWDIKTGKVAYCLEEAHTSRVKGIVVLTDTDGATGDDDPYLVASASSDGSIRVWDVRMVAREKPLAEYNTRSRLTCLAGTSLRFRRQKPQDGSKSKIVKRQRVEGGKKVKVDDETIEG, encoded by the exons ATGAGTTTGGTTGCAGGTTCGTACGAGAAATTCATCTGGGGTCTCACCCTAAAGCCCCAATCCCAATCCCTAACCCCTCTTTTCTCCTACCCTTCCCACCTCTCCTCCATCAAAACCGTTGCCGTCTCAGGCTCTGTCGTCGCTTCCGGCGGTGACGACGACACCATCCACCTCTACGACCTCTCCGCCGCCTCCTCCCTCGGTTCCCTCCACCAACACTCCGCCTCCGTCACCGCCCTCTCCTTCTACGCCCCTCCCAACCTCCCCTTCCCCCGCAACCTCATCTCCGCCGACGCCGCTGGCTCCCTCTCCATCTTTGACGCCGACGGCTTCGTCCATCTTACCACGCTCTCCGTTCACCGCAACGCCGCCATCAACGACCTCGCCCTGCACCCCTCCGGTGAGCGCGCCCTCACCGTTGCCCGTGACAACTGCCTCGCCGTCGTCAACCTCGTCCGCGGCCGCCGCAACTGCTGCCTGCGCCTCGACAAGGAAGCTACTCTGGTCAAGTTCAATGCCTCCGGCGACCACTTTTTCATGGCCGCGAAGGAGAAGGTTTCTGTCCACCAGACCGAGGATGCACGCATATTGTTCGAATTGGAATGTTCCAAGCCCGTTCTCTGCGCTGCTCCTGCTAGG AATGGACTTCTTTACACTGGTGGTGAGGACAAAAGTATAACAGCATGGGATATCAAGACTGGAAAAGTTGCATATTGCTTGGAAGAGGCGCATACTTCCCGTGTCAAAGGTATTGTTGTGCTTACGGATACTGATGGTGCTACGGGGGATGATGATCCTTACCTAGTGGCATCTGCATCATCTGATGGCAGTATACGTGTCTGGGATGTTCGGATGGTGGCTAGAGAGAAACCATTAGCTGAATATAACACACGGTCAAGATTGACATGCCTTGCTGGAACAAGTCTGAGAT TCCGAAGACAAAAGCCCCAGGATGGGAGTAAATCAAAGATAGTGAAACGACAAAGAGTGGAGGGTGGAAAGAAGGTAAAGGTAGATGATGAAACGATAGAAGGTTAA
- the LOC114164086 gene encoding pentatricopeptide repeat-containing protein At2g13420, mitochondrial-like, with product MLQYAMALLKLRQSSFLSPPFLRRFCSVPPPPSESNDAELLSNLLLQHHNPFHAAESSLQLHGVTLTPDLLFQTLLRLKHHSKIALSLFHYAKTLPNPPLTHASYTLLIDSVAKVRQFDVAWQLIVEMAQRDLHPTPATFLTLIRRLIAAGLTRQAVRAFHDIDAFAKTTPDDFCFLLDTLCKYGYVRLAVEVFNRNRTTFPPSVKMYTVLIYGWCKLGKVKMAQTFLNEMIERGIEPNVVTYNVLLNGVCRKVSLHPEERFERTIRNAEEVFDQMRKNRIEPDVTSFSILLHVYSRAHKPDLVLDKLRLMKEKGIFPNVVMYTSVIKCLASCGRLEDAERLLEEMVKDGVSPCAATYNCFFKEYRGRKDAESALRMFKRMKEDGFCAPSSHTYVILIRMFLRLDKIRVVKEIWDDMKIIGAGPDLDLYTVLIHGLCERQNWREACHYFVEMIENGFLPLKGTFETLYRGLIQADMLRTWRRLKKKLDEESIAFGSEFQNYQLKPYRR from the coding sequence ATGTTACAATACGCAATGGCGTTACTAAAACTCCGTCAGAGTTCCTTCCTTTCTCCGCCCTTCCTCCGCCGCTTCTGTTCCGTTCCACCGCCACCAAGTGAATCAAACGACGCCGAACTGCTGTCGAATCTCCTCCTGCAGCACCACAACCCCTTCCACGCCGCGGAATCGAGCCTCCAGCTCCACGGCGTCACCCTCACCCCCGACCTCCTCTTCCAAACCCTCCTCCGCCTCAAGCACCACTCCAAGATAGCCCTCTCCCTCTTCCACTACGCCAAAACCCTCCCCAATCCCCCTCTCACCCACGCCTCCTACACGCTCCTCATCGATTCCGTCGCCAAGGTTCGCCAATTCGACGTTGCATGGCAACTCATCGTCGAAATGGCTCAGCGCGACCTCCACCCAACCCCCGCCACCTTCCTAACCCTAATTCGTCGCCTCATAGCGGCCGGCCTCACGCGCCAGGCGGTACGCGCCTTCCACGACATCGACGCCTTTGCCAAAACGACTCCCGACGACTTCTGCTTCCTGCTCGACACGCTCTGCAAGTACGGCTACGTCAGACTTGCCGTTGAGGTTTTCAACAGAAACAGAACCACTTTCCCTCCCAGCGTGAAAATGTACACTGTTTTGATCTACGGGTGGTGCAAGCTGGGGAAGGTTAAAATGGCGCAAACGTTTCTGAACGAAATGATTGAGCGAGGGATTGAGCCTAATGTTGTTACTTATAACGTTTTGTTGAATGGGGTTTGTAGGAAGGTGAGTTTGCACCCGGAGGAGAGGTTTGAGAGGACCATAAGGAATGCAGAGGAGGTGTTTGATCAAATGCGTAAGAACAGGATTGAGCCGGATGTGACCAGCTTTTCGATTTTGCTTCACGTTTATAGCCGCGCTCATAAGCCGGACCTGGTGCTTGATAAGTTGAGGTTGATGAAGGAGAAAGGGATTTTTCCCAATGTGGTGATGTATACGTCGGTTATCAAGTGTCTTGCTTCGTGTGGGAGGCTTGAGGATGCAGAGAGGTTGCTAGAGGAGATGGTGAAGGATGGAGTGAGTCCATGTGCCGCAACGTATAATTGCTTCTTTAAGGAGTATAGAGGGAGGAAGGATGCTGAGAGTGCTTTGAGGATGTTTAAGAGGATGAAAGAGGATGGGTTCTGTGCGCCAAGCTCGCACACCTATGTGATTTTGATTAGGATGTTTTTGAGGTTGGACAAGATCAGAGTTGTGAAGGAAATATGGGATGATATGAAGATCATTGGAGCAGGGCCGGATTTGGATTTGTACACGGTTTTGATACATGGGTTGTGTGAGAGGCAGAACTGGAGGGAGGCTTGCCATTATTTTGTTGAGATGATAGAGAATGGGTTTCTTCCTCTGAAAGGTACCTTTGAGACCCTTTACAGGGGCCTAATTCAGGCTGATATGTTGAGGACTTGGAGGAGATTGAAGAAGAAGCTTGATGAAGAATCGATAGCTTTTGGTTCAGAGTTTCAGAATTATCAATTGAAACCTTATAGGAGATAA
- the LOC114163106 gene encoding uncharacterized protein LOC114163106: MVLDVSTRVTIDQQLEKFKGAKGLFGMHMAIATRNKKQPALWWESYGGEGKELQKIAMKILSLTCSATGCERNWSTFDQVHTKRRNRLEQQRLNALVYVKYNLQLELRQKSREEKGETYDPICLSDIESDDEWITEKENPCLPIDSSWMDIHECFDDEEGAPNKKRKRGNYFYSQVEI, encoded by the exons atGGTTTTGGATGTTAGCACAAGAGTTACAATTGATCAAcaacttgaaaagttcaagggaGCTAAGGGGCTTTTTGGAATGCACATGGCAATAGCTACTAGAAACAAGAAACAACCTG CTCTTTGGTGGGAGAGTTATGGAGGAGAAGGTAAAGAGCTACAAAAGATAGCCATGAAAATTTTGAGTCTCACATGTAGTGCAACAGGGTGTGAAAGGAATTGGAGCACCTTTGACCAAGTTCATACTAAGAGAAGAAATAGATTGGAACAGCAAAGACTAAATGCTCTTGTCTATGTCAAGTACAATCTCCAACTTGAGTTGAGACAAAAGAGTAGAGAAGAGAAGGGGGAAACTTATGATCCCATATGTTTGTCAGATATTGAATCAGATGATGAATGGattacagaaaaagaaaatccttGTTTGCCTATTGATTCGTCATGGATGGATATACATGAGTGCTTTGATGATGAAGAGGGAGCtccaaataaaaaaaggaagagaGGTAATTATTTCTATTCACAAGTTGAAATTTGA
- the LOC114164675 gene encoding endoplasmic reticulum oxidoreductin-1-like has product MVKAEPKKKGRGVPWLWVLISLVAVFVAMAFSSKTSPRISLSGAIDRACQCARGAPKFSGMVEDCCCDYETVDHLNEEVLNPSLQELVKTPFFRYFKVKLWCDCPFWPDDGMCRLRDCSVCECPESEFPESFKKPHGLSMNDLVCQESQPQAAVDRTLDSKVFRWTEIDNPWTNDDETDNDEMTYVNLQLNPERYTGYTGDSARRIWDAVYSENCPKYPSQELCQEEKILYKLISGLHSSISIHIAAEYLLDEASNLWGQNLTLMYDRVLKYPDRVSNLYFTFLFVLRAVTKAAEYLEQAQYDTGNHNEDLKTQSLIKQLLHDPKLQSACPIPFDEANLWRGQSGPELKQKIQQQFRNISALMDCIGCEKCRLWGKLQVLGLGTALKILFSVDGQENSSQTLQLQRNEVIALMNLLNRLSESVKFVHEVGPAADSVMEGHVSAHKTLINAWKNIWSFVSKT; this is encoded by the exons ATGGTGAAAGCGGAGCCTAAGAAGAAGGGTCGGGGAGTGCCATGGCTTTGGGTTCTGATTTCTCTCGTGGCTGTCTTTGTTGCTATGGCTTTCTCCTCTAAAACTTCTCCCCGAATTTCTCTCTCTGGAGCCATCGATAGAGCTTGTCAGTGTGCCCGG GGTGCACCCAAGTTCAGTGGCATGGTAGAGGACTGTTGCTGTGATTATGAAACTGTGGACCATCTCAATGAGGAAGTGTTGAACCCTTCCCTCCAAGAACTCGTGAAGACCCCTTTCTTTCGATATTTTAAG GTGAAGTTATGGTGTGACTGTCCTTTCTGGCCTGACGACGGCATGTGCCGGTTGCGGGACTGTAGTGTATGTGAATGCCCCGAAAGTGAATTCCCTGAATCATTTAAGAAGCCACATGGCTTGTCAATGAATGATCTTGTTTGTCAAGAAAGTCAACCTCAGGCAGCTGTTGACCGTACTTTAGACAGTAAAGTTTTCAGATGGACAGAAATAGACAATCCATGGACAAATGACGATGAGACTGACAATG ACGAGATGACGTACGTGAATCTTCAACTGAATCCTGAAAGGTATACTGGTTACACTGGTGATTCTGCAAGAAGGATATGGGATGCTGTCTACTCTGAGAACTGCCCCAAAT ATCCGTCTCAAGAGTTATGCCAAGAGGaaaaaattttgtataaattgaTATCCGGTCTCCACTCCTCCATATCAATACATATAGCTGCCGAATATCTACTTGATGAAGCTTCAAATTTG TGGGGCCAGAATCTTACTTTGATGTATGATCGAGTCCTAAAATACCCTGATCGTGTCAGCAATTTGTATTTCACTTTTCTCTTTGTGCTGCGAGCAGTGACCAAG GCTGCAGAATATCTGGAACAGGCACAGTATGATACAGGTAACCATAATGAGGACCTTAAGACACAGTCCTTGATAAAACAGCTACTTCATGACCCCAAGCTTCAATCTGCGTGTCCGATTCCATTTGATGAAGCTAATTTGTGGAGAGGCCAAAGTGGACCTGAGCTAAAACAGAAAATTCAACAACAATTTAGAAACATCAG TGCATTGATGGATTGTATAGGATGTGAGAAGTGTCGATTATGGGGTAAGCTTCAGGTTCTTGGTCTTGGAACTGCATTAAAGATTCTCTTCTCTGTTGATGGTCAAGAAAACTCAAGTCAAACA CTGCAGCTGCAAAGGAATGAGGTAATTGCATTGATGAACCTTCTGAATCGGCTTTCAGAATCTGTCAAATTTGTCCATGAAGTGGGACCTGCAGCTGATAGTGTGATGGAAGGACATGTTTCTGCTCATAAAACATTGATTAACGCATGGAAAAATATTTGGTCCTTTGTATCTAAAACATAG
- the LOC114163104 gene encoding pentatricopeptide repeat-containing protein At1g03540, which yields MKNLKLNLNLTQAQALNPSLKPVFYASLLQACIKAHSFVHGTLLHAHVLKSGLLADRFLANSLLSLYFKLSPHFSQARTLFDGLSFKDVIAWTSIISGYVRKAQPTQALRLFLQMLRLGLHPNAFTLSSLLKASSQLPNLPLGKALHGIVATRGFHSNCVVACALIDMYGRTSVVDDARRVFDELPHPDPVCWTACISTLARNDRFREAVGLFSVMHDGGLGLEVDGFTFGSLLNACGHLGWVRMGREVHGKVVTLGMRGNVVVESSLLDMYGKCGDVGCARVVFDGLEGRNWVSWTAMLGVYCHNGESESVLGLVREWGVVDVYSFGTIIRACSALATVRQGKEVHCHYVRKGGWRDVVVESALVDMYAKCGSVDFAYRLFSRMEVRNLITWNSMIGGFAQNGRGQEGLELFEEMVKEGVRPDGISFVNVLFACSHNGLVDDGRRYFDLMKREYGIRPGVVHYTCMIDLLGRAELIHEAETLLEAADCRYDHSVWAVLLGACTKCSDYITAERVAKRMIQLEPEFHLSYVLLSNVYRAVGRWNEAQEIRRLMEERGVKKMPGTSWIESEKQKGSPSFDLSIDGRSMGEAA from the coding sequence ATGAAGAACCTCAAACTCAACCTCAACCTCACCCAAGCCCAAGCCCTCAACCCCTCTCTGAAGCCCGTGTTCTACGCCTCCCTCCTCCAAGCATGCATCAAAGCCCACTCCTTCGTCCATGGCACCCTCCTCCACGCCCACGTCCTCAAATCGGGCCTCCTTGCCGACCGCTTCCTCGCCAACAGCCTCCTCTCCCTATACTTCAAACTCTCCCCACACTTCTCCCAGGCCCGCACTCTCTTCGACGGGCTTTCCTTCAAAGATGTCATCGCCTGGACCTCCATTATCTCCGGCTACGTCCGGAAAGCCCAGCCCACCCAGGCCCTCCGCCTCTTCCTCCAAATGCTCCGCCTCGGCCTCCATCCCAACGCCTTCACCCTCTCCTCCCTCCTCAAAGCCTCCTCCCAGCTCCCTAACCTCCCCCTTGGCAAGGCCCTCCATGGCATCGTCGCCACTCGCGGCTTCCACTCCAACTGCGTTGTGGCCTGCGCGCTCATCGACATGTACGGGAGGACCAGCGTGGTCGACGACGCGCGCAGGGTGTTCGACGAATTGCCCCACCCGGACCCCGTCTGCTGGACGGCCTGTATCTCCACGTTGGCGCGTAACGACAGGTTTAGGGAGGCCGTGGGGTTGTTTTCCGTTATGCACGACGGAGGTTTGGGGTTGGAGGTTGATGGTTTCACTTTCGGGTCACTGTTGAACGCTTGTGGGCACTTGGGGTGGGTGAGGATGGGGAGGGAGGTGCATGGGAAGGTTGTGACTTTGGGGATGCGTGGGAATGTGGTTGTGGAGAGTAGTTTGTTGGATATGTATGGGAAGTGCGGCGATGTTGGGTGTGCGAGGGTAGTGTTTGATGGGTTGGAGGGGAGGAATTGGGTGTCTTGGACTGCTATGCTTGGTGTTTATTGTCACAATGGTGAATCTGAGAGTGTGCTTGGGCTTGTTAGGGAGTGGGGGGTGGTGGATGTTTATAGTTTTGGGACGATTATTCGTGCTTGTTCGGCGCTGGCTACGGTGAGGCAGGGGAAGGAGGTGCATTGTCATTATGTGAGGAAGGGTGGGTGGAGGGATGTGGTGGTGGAGTCTGCTTTGGTTGATATGTATGCGAAATGTGGGAGTGTGGATTTTGCATATAGGTTGTTTTCGAGGATGGAGGTGAGGAATTTGATCACATGGAACTCCATGATTGGGGGGTTTGCGCAGAATGGGAGAGGGCAAGAGGGGTTGGAGTTGTTTGAGGAGATGGTGAAGGAGGGGGTGAGGCCAGATGGGATCAGTTTTGTGAATGTTCTGTTTGCGTGTAGTCATAATGGTTTGGTTGATGATGGGAGGAGGTATTTTGATTTGATGAAGAGGGAGTATGGGATTAGGCCTGGGGTGGTGCATTACACTTGCATGATTGATCTTCTTGGAAGGGCTGAGTTGATACATGAGGCTGAGACTTTGCTTGAGGCTGCTGATTGCAGGTATGATCATTCGGTTTGGGCGGTTCTGCTTGGAGCTTGCACTAAGTGTTCGGATTATATCACAGCTGAACGTGTTGCGAAAAGGATGATTCAGTTGGAGCCTGAATTCCATCTGAGTTATGTTCTGCTTAGTAATGTTTATAGAGCAGTTGGCCGGTGGAACGAGGCCCAGGAGATCAGGAGGTTGATGGAGGAACGAGGGGTTAAGAAGATGCCTGGCACCAGCTGGATTGAAAGTGAGAAGCAAAAGGGTTCTCCTAGTTTTGATTTGAGCATTGATGGAAGGAGCATGGGAGAGGCTGCGTGA